DNA sequence from the Rhizobium lusitanum genome:
GAGCGGGCCTGAAGATACGCCCAGCCAAACACGTTCGAATAGGAAGCGTCGATTTCGGCGCTCGATAGGTTCTTGGATAGCCAGCTGGAGATCACCGTCACGAGATGCGTCCGGTCAGCACACAGGGCGCGATAGCCGACATCCACCGTGCGGGATGTCAGATCGGGGATCGCGTCCAGTTTCTGGTTCGACACGAGGCGGCCGATGAGGTGGCATACGTCGACCGCATCCGTCGCGTCGAGCCTGTCGAGCAGCGGCGCTGTCCAGCGCTCTTCATAGCCCATGCGCATCAGCAGGTAGGCTGCCAGCGTCCCGCGGCGCAGGGTTTTCGGCATAGGGGGGCATGCCAGACCGTTTCCGCTTTTAGTGACATCGAACCTCGGCCACCACCAGCCGACCGGACTGTTGTCGATATCGCGATCGGCAAGCTCGATGTCATGGTAAGGGCAGCGCCGCAGAGCGACGATGTCCCACCAGCTCCGGTGATAGGCCTTCTCGGCAAGGCACGCCGCGCACCAGCGCCGCGTCGAAAACGAAAGGTCACGCCGGGCAAAGCGCTGGCCTCCGAGCCAATACGATCCGTCCTTTTCCATGGGAGTGGCATGCGCCAGACCCCGACGGCGCTCGTCGGTGATGGGCAGGCGAGAGACGACCTCGAGCATCGCCGCCGGCACAATGTTGCGACCATTGACCTCGATCCAGTTGGAGTAGACGCGCATGCTGTCGTGTCCCTCGTCGTCCACGAGGCGGCAGAAGTAGCCGTGTGCTCCTTCCACCTTCCCGGGTTCGATGGCCCAGTTACTGAACGGTGACATCAGGCGGTCATACATGGCGCGCGCCTCCGCGGCCGAACGGAACGTAGTTGGCGTCCAGCGAGAGACGCTCGGCGGCGGCACGACGCAAGTGCTGGAGGGTGATGCGCGGACTGTCGTCGTTAATGGCGAAGAAGGCCGCAGCGGTGATGACGTTCATCGGCCAGCCGATAGTGCCGCGGCAGATATGGAAGAAATCGGCGACGTAGTCGTTCTCCCCGAGACCTGAAAGCTCGCGGAACGGCAGGAGGCGGTCGACGCCATGGAGGAAGTACTGGAGGCGTTCGCGGTCCTCCACGCTGTTCTGGTCGTACTTGCGCATGCGGAAGCGAGGGAGACCACCGCGCCCTTCAATTTCCGGCATTTCCGACATGGCGGGTTCGATGGCGGGATGTCCTGCCAGCAGGACGTTGCAGAAGCGACGGTCGGCGACGTATTTCACGAGGGACATAGCGACGGTCCGGCGCTGGCCAGGATCGTTGAGGATCGCATGTGCGTCGTCGATAATGAGAAGCCTCACGCCCATTTTCATGAGCCTCGTCGTCGCCATTTTGTTGATCGTGGCCGCCGAGAGGTTGGGGATCGCGGCGGCGGCCGTCGCATCGTAGATTTCCCGGCCAAGCGACATCGAATTCCAGTCGCGGCGGGCCTCAATGTAAAGCACCGGATACTGGTAGCCCGTTTCTGCCTGGACCGGAGGGTGCTTGCTGGCGAAGTACTGCAGGACGAAAGATTTGCCGCTGCGGTAGTCGCCGAGAAGCGTTCCAACCTGGCCGACATCGGGGGTGCCACCCTCGACAGGCATATGGAAACGCTTGATGTCCTTGAACCGCGCGAGGAAGTCGTCACTGCGAAAGAGGACGTCGCGCACCATGGCCTGGCGCTCGGCAGGAGGACTGGACGCCGCTTCGACGCGCTGCTCGGGGGTCACCATCGGGGTGACGTTAAACTGCGGGAATACCCTCATTCGTCTTCTCCTTCGCTGTGGAACTTGCTGAATAGGTCCGCTGCGGACGCGCGGACCTCGGTTTCGGTGCGGCCGTCGAGCGGCGGCGGCGCGACCTGCGTGCGCCGGGAACGAGGTTCGATGTCTGCGGCATGTCCGGCAAACGGATCGCTGGAGATCGGCACGACATGACTGTCATCGGAGGTCTCGGGGCCAGGCGTAAAGATTTCCGCAGGCGTGTTGCCGCGCCGGGACTCGGCGTCGATGCGGGACCTGTTCGTCGGAGCTGGTTCGAACGGCTCATCGATGCGCATGCGCTCCGAGCTTGCCGCCGCACTGTGGACGGGATCGACGATGCGGCTGCGGGCGAACTTGCGCTTGAGACCGGCGAAGAAGCGTTCGAAGTTATGCTTGACGCGCATCTTCTCCCGGCGCTTGTTGAGTTCCTTGATTTCGTCAGTCATCGTGTCGCGAAGAGCGAGGAGGTTCGTCACCGACGCAGCGTCCTCATTCATCCGCTCGCGGTAGACCTTCTGGATGGCGCGGTGGCGGGCGAGCGTCATGCCCGTGGCGTAGGCGGCATCCGAGCCGCAGATCGGCACCTCAATGAAGGTCGGCGGATTGACGTGGTGATTGACCATCCAGATGCGCGCAAGGTCATTCGGATCGCGGACGCATTTGTACTTCGTGGTCTCCGAACGATCTCCGGCCGCGCGGTGCTTCGGGTCGGCCATGAGGACGGCCAGCCCCGGATCGGCGTAGCGCAGGCTATCCCACAGGATGCCGTCGTTTTGGATCGTCCTGTAGGTGAAGTCGCCAGCGAGCCGCGCGAAAACAAGCGGATCGACAGGGCGACGGGGTGGTGCCTGCTTGATCGTCGCGGCCCACTTGTCGTTCGGGATCGCCTTCATCGATCGGAGGACGCCGATGCCCTTGACGGGCCGCGTATGGTACTTCGTGGCGAAATAGGTCAGGAGCCATGCGTTCAGCTCCGACAAGGTGAGGACCGGCAGGCCCGCCATTCTGGCGTCGTCGTAGAGCTTCTGCCGCTGGGGGTTGGAGAAGGTCGACCCTGGCGCGATGTGGAGGACGTCCTGGTTGATAACCCTGAACGTGCGTTCGATGCCACCTTTCTCCCATCCGTGGGAGCCGCGATATTCCACGATCTGGAAGCCGAGCTGGGCGGCGGCCGAACGCATGTTGTTCGACAGGTTCTCCATCGCCAGATCGACGCCCACTTTCGCGGGAAGTCCGTACGGCAGATAGATCAGGCCGGGGAACGCGGACGTGTCCTTGGGATAGATCGCATGCTTCAGGGCGGCGAGAGTGCCGATGTAGCTCGGCCCTTCAAAGGAGATCGCGAAACCGACGACCGCGGCCGTGCAACGATCGCGGAAGATGCAGAGCCAGGGGCGATCCCAGAAAACGGGGTAGACATCGTCGATGACAGTGATGTCGGCCTGCGTCCAATCCACGTCAACGATATCCAGGGCGCTGTCGGGCAGTACCTGACGGATGTAGATGCCGAACTTCTTCTGCGCGGCCTCTGATCCGTATCTGTTTGCGTGCTTGACGAACTTGTCGACTTTGGCCCAGCGGCGCTGGATCGTGCTGTCGGAGGGACCGCGATAATTTCCGCTGCCGTCGAAGACCTCGCGGCCAACAGCCTCGTTTTCAGGGAGCGCCGCCCAATTCAGGAACAGCGTCTTCACGTCATCCCAGTCGCCTTCGGTCTCCATACTCACCTGATGGACGGCGTCTTCCAAAAGCTGTTCTGTGAGGGAAGAGAAGCTCAGAAGCTTATTGCCCGCTGACAACCGCGGTGCGAGCGCGACTAGCGCGTCGTAGCTGTTTGCGTAATAGACGACGAGTTTCTGCCTGAGACGGCTGTAGGACGGCGGCGGATTGTCGCCGACGCGTTCAGCGCGGTCGGCCGCGACCTGCAGGATCAGTTCCTTGTCCGCTTCGCGACCGCGCTTTTCGGCGGCTTCCGCGATCTCGCTAACGTAGCCCAGCCATTTCTGCGCGCTCTCGAGCTGCCAGTCCTTCAGCGCGAG
Encoded proteins:
- a CDS encoding TniQ family protein, which encodes MYDRLMSPFSNWAIEPGKVEGAHGYFCRLVDDEGHDSMRVYSNWIEVNGRNIVPAAMLEVVSRLPITDERRRGLAHATPMEKDGSYWLGGQRFARRDLSFSTRRWCAACLAEKAYHRSWWDIVALRRCPYHDIELADRDIDNSPVGWWWPRFDVTKSGNGLACPPMPKTLRRGTLAAYLLMRMGYEERWTAPLLDRLDATDAVDVCHLIGRLVSNQKLDAIPDLTSRTVDVGYRALCADRTHLVTVISSWLSKNLSSAEIDASYSNVFGWAYLQARSLPDVATRRMLLTVFRKAHAAVLTGSRVLDANDDGLISLTALASDLGVDRRGLASLVSALGTVDAERRGRRRVSFDSSQVAEIRREIDALLTRNEAAELLGIRGWEIAPLVSAGYFSPIARMSGEVRGLRFLHRQVDDILRSLVAIPLTSSGASRKFRAYCRAQNRRVGDVVVAILKGEIGVLRVDPGRAGFRGLHVSVGCGRPAARPQQPIVDLNSEEPSE
- a CDS encoding TniB family NTP-binding protein codes for the protein MRVFPQFNVTPMVTPEQRVEAASSPPAERQAMVRDVLFRSDDFLARFKDIKRFHMPVEGGTPDVGQVGTLLGDYRSGKSFVLQYFASKHPPVQAETGYQYPVLYIEARRDWNSMSLGREIYDATAAAAIPNLSAATINKMATTRLMKMGVRLLIIDDAHAILNDPGQRRTVAMSLVKYVADRRFCNVLLAGHPAIEPAMSEMPEIEGRGGLPRFRMRKYDQNSVEDRERLQYFLHGVDRLLPFRELSGLGENDYVADFFHICRGTIGWPMNVITAAAFFAINDDSPRITLQHLRRAAAERLSLDANYVPFGRGGARHV